The Reichenbachiella carrageenanivorans region AGAGGAAAGCCAAGGTGTAAATGAGTAGGGGATAATATTTTTTATTAATTTGTCAAATTAAAGCAGACTCAACTAGATTGGTGCCCGCAATAGCTTAACCTTGGTTTAAATTTTTTATCCGCATTGAAATTCAAAAATGGCTGAAAATCTGATTCGATCGATAGTATCTCACATAGATCACACAAAGGGTGAACGTAGAAAAAATAGGTTAAACGCATATGAACTTGGTACAGAATTGCTGTTTAAAACCAAGAAAGACTTAGATCAGTTGGCCGACATGATGGGGAAGTCTGCAGAGAAGTATCAGTCTACCGTCAATCTACTCGCGACTGAGATTTTGCAATGTGGTATAGATTATTTCAAGGCGATCAAAGACAATTCTGATTTTTCAGAAGCCAGTTCACATGAAATTCTAAATAGCGCCAAACAAATGGCCACAAGTGAGCAGATTCTGAAAAGAATAGATGACAATATAGAAGGGATTCGTGATTGGGTCAGCAACCAGACCTTGCGAGACAATCAAAATAATATTTATGATTTCAATAAAATTTTATTGAAAACAGCTTTTTCATTTATGACCTGCGATGGACATATTGCTGCCAATGAAGTCGCATTAATTCGCAAAATGGCGGAGGAAGACAAGGCATTCGGCGAGATAGATATAGACAACGAGTTGGACTTTCTCATCGAGGTGATTAATACCATGGGGATGGGTTTTCTCAAAGATTATTTCAAGGTGTTGAAAAATGCCCACTTGAAACAAGAGCAAGAATTAAAACTGATAGATATTGCAGTTCGTACGTTATATGCAGATAACCGTGTGGATTATAATGAAATCAAGTTTTTCAGAATATTCCGTTCGCTCTTGAGTGTGACGGATGCTCAGATTTATCAGCAAAACCCTCAGCTTGCCGACGAGTTTTTGGAAAGTGACATATTTAGTCATGCCTATCTAGGGCAGTTGTTCGACGACTATTTTGAGCAAGTAGAGATTCCTACTTTCGAAAAGTTATCCGAGCATAAACGAACCGATTACGTAGATCCAGAGCAATACAAGAAGTAGTGTGACTGGACTATTTACGGTTTGAAAAATGATTTGCCAAAATCCCATCCAGATGTTTTTTGGTAATAGGTTTGGTGATAAAGTCTGAAACATCCTGATATTTGTCGGCCTTATCTTTATCCTGTTTATTGAGCGAGCTAGTAAGCATAGAGATCACAATGCCACCTTTTAATTGTTCTGGTAGATCTTTGTACACGTCCAAAAACTCAAAACCATTCATGACGGGCATGTTGATGTCGAGTAAGATCAAATCGGGCTTTGGGTACTTTTGTCCATTAGAAACATACTCTCCTTTATTTTCTAAATAGTCCAAAGCCACCCTTCCATTGTGACAGGCATGAATTTGACCTTCGTATTTGCACACATCAGTCAGTAAGTGTTGCTGTAAAAATATAGATGTGGGGTCGTCATCTACTAATAGGATATTGGAAATTACATTGATGTCAATCATTTTTTGCAAGGAGGTGTTTTAGGTATATGACCTGTATGTAGTAGATGTAATTGTGTAAAAGAATTATTCGTTGGTGCCAAAATTTATAGAATCTGAAATATCCTGAACCTGAGACAGGTCGAAGGTAGGCAAGGTGTTTTCTTTGAAATAATTGCTGTAAAGCTCCTTGATATAGATCTCAGTTAGGGCATCTTTATGAATGAAATTTTTTCCTATTTTAGGAAATTTATCTAATATTTTTTGATCTGGAGATTTGAGTGTAGTACGAAGGATTTTTAAGAAATTGATTTCTTCTTTTTTTACTTGATCATCCGCTGTGATAGTTTGAATAGCAGACTCTAAAAGTAAAATCTCTTGCTCCTCGGTGAGGGTTGCGTTGTTTACCTTTTTGAAATAGTCATCAAAAAAGTCTAAGCCTTTCAAGTTGATCAGTTCGACCATGAGTTTTAATTCTGCGTCGACATCTATATTCGAAAGGTCGATCTTTTCTTTAGCTAACTCTTTGATAAAACTTATTTCTTTGGGTGAAATATGGCCGTCACAGGTCATAAACGAGAAAACTGTCTTGAGAAGCAGTTTGGAAAAGTCTGAATTATTTGTCATTTCAATTGCGTTTTATCTGGCTCTTTTTTGGTCGTTTAAGTTAATCAAAATATCTAAAACTAATACTTACCTTTGCCGACTATGCACGAAGAACCGTTAGAAGAAGAATTATACGAACATCACAGAATTGTGGCTGATCCAGGGCAAGAAATTTTACGATTAGATAAGTTTCTAATGGATCGCTTGCCCAATGTGACAAGGAATAAACTTCAGGCGGGGATCAAGGATGGTTTTATCAAGGTGAATGATGAATTAGTGAAACCCAACTATAAGGTACACCCTGGTGATGTAGTGGTCGTAGAACTTCCCGAACCGCCAAAGGATACTGATCTGGTGCCAGAAGATATAGAGATCAACATTGTCTACGAAGACGATGATCTGCTGGTGGTGAATAAAGAACCAGGAATGGTGGTTCACCCTGCTTATCAGAATTGGTCAGGTACTTTAGTTAATGCACTCGCCTTTCATTTCAATAATTTGCCTACTATGCCCAATAACGATGGGCGCCCTGGCTTGGTACATCGCATAGACAAAGACACATCTGGTCTTTTGGTTATTGCTAAAAGCGAAAAAGCTATGACGAGCCTAGCCAAGCAGTTTTTTGACCACAGTATCGAGCGGACGTACTATGCGCTGGTGTGGGGAGAGCCAGAGGAAGATAAAGGAACCATAGATGTGAATCTCGGGCGGAGTCTTAAGGATCGAAGGATAACTGCGACCTTTCCAGAAGGAGATTATGGCAGAAGAGCGGTAACTCACTATGAAGTGATAAAAAGGTTACGGTATGTGTCTTTGCTGAAATGTAATTTGGAAACGGGGCGTACACATCAGATACGTGCACATATGAAGCACATTGGCCATCCGTTATTTAACGACATGACCTACGGTGGTGATAAAATCATCAAGGGAACGACTTTTACCAAGTATAAACAGTTTGTAGAGAATTGTTTTAAAATCATACCTCGCCAAGCTTTGCATGCCAAATCTTTAGGCTTTATCCATCCTACAACTAAAAAAATTGTTCAATTCGACTCCGAGCTACCAAAAGACCTCGAAGAGGTGATCGAAAAATGGGAGCATTATGTCAATCACATAGATTAAATGATTGTAATAAAATATCTCTGGTATTATACTTTTTGGACTATCGTAAGGTTTGGTCTGCGTATTTACTTTAGCAAAGTAAAAGTGACAGGTTTGGAAAAGATTCCAAGAAATACACCAGTTATTTTTGGGTCCAACCATGAAAATGCGTTTATCGATGCCTTGCTGATCACAACGAGTAATACTCTTTTTGATCATTATTTGGTAAGGGCAGGTGTCTTTAAAAATGCTTTTGCTAAGGCTTTTCTCAATTCGCTGAATCTTATGCCTGTCTACCGGCCTGAGGATGGGGTGAATCCTTTGGAGGCGAATAAGCAGATCTTTAGGGCTTGTTTTGAGACGTTGGCCAAAAAGTATTCCGTGATGCTTTTCCCAGAAGGGGAGCACAATATTAGAAGACACAGAAGAGTGTTGAAAAAAGGCATTTCTCGGATTGCACTTGGAGCTGTCAATTTTGAGGGAGGTACAAAGGAATTGTCGATTGTACCTGTTGGGGTCAATTATGCAGACCATACTGGCTTTCGTTCTGCTGTGCATATCGTTTTTGGAGAACCAATTGTGGTAAAACAACAAGAGGAAAGTGCTGCAAATGTCAATAAGCTGACGTTAGAAATAACCGAAGCATTGAGCAAAGTGCATGTTTCGCTGGATAGAAACGAGTTTGAAGGATTGGATGCTGTATTGTTTCACGATCAAAATCCGTATCAGATTATCGAACCCGTTCGGGTTAATCAAACGGCTAAAAAGCTCGGACAACGAATAGATGAAGTGAGGCAGATAGGGCTAGAGAAAAAAGAACTAGAGCAAGCAGGGGTCATATTTCCTTATAGAGAGAGTACAGGCTGGGATCAGTGCAAAATGTGGTTGTTGGCACCCTTGGGCCTTTTTGGTTTGCTGGCTCATGTGCCTGTGCTTTTGCCTGTCAACTGGTTTGTAAGCAACAAGGTTAAAGATATTGAATTTGTAGCTTCATTGAAGTTTGGATTTTCTTTGTTTGGTATAGCTATTTGGTGGTGGTTTTTAGCCAATAGGATTTTGACGCAAACGGAACAGTGGCCTATCGTACTGCTGAGTTTGCTAGTGCTAGTTTTAGGTCTTATTGGGATGAATAGCTTTGTTCGAAAATGGAGAAATTTTAGAATGACTCGATTTCTTCGCGCTAACCCTATTTTAGGGACTAAGTATCAAGCCTTTGTCGCTGATGTAGATAAGCTCCGTGCGTCCCTAGATTAGTATCCCAGAAGCGAATCTGTCTTTGCCATTCAGGTCTTGGTAGAGCTTAGGGTCGCCGTACCCCATTCGTTCTAATAGAAACAGGGTCTCTTTGCCAAATTGCTCGTTGATTTCGAAAAATAGTGCGCCTCCTTTCTTTAGTGCAGATTTTGCTTTTTGAGCAATGGTGTTGTAGAAGATCAGTGGGTCGTGATTAGATACAAAAAGTGCTAGTGAAGGCTCAAAATCGAGTACATTCTTATTCATTTGTTGTTTTTCCTCCTCCATGACATAGGGAGGGTTGCTTACCACGAGGTCAAGGTTTTGGAGCGGGATATCTTGATTGAGAATGTCCAATACTTCAAAAGCAGCACGGGCGCCCAGTCGCTTGGCATTTTGTTGAGCAACCTTTAGTGCTTCAGGGCTCACGTCATACCCATTCAGTTCTGCACCTTCGATCGTAAGTGCCAGCGTGCATGCAATACACCCTGAACCAGTACCGATATCTGCCATTTTTGGCCGTCGCCAAGGGCGGAAATTTTCAATGATCTGAATCAGTAGCTCGGTCTCCTGCCTAGGAATGAGCACATGGCCATTTACATAAAACTGAAAGCCATAAAACTCAGCTTCATTAAGAATATATTGTATAGGTTCATGAGAGAGGAGACGCTTGATTAACTGGTTGTATTTGTTAGTTTGATGGCCATTGGAGACATATGGTCGGTTTACAATCAAGTCCGTTTTGGATAAATTGTATATTTTTTCGAGTGTTAAATAAGCCAGTGCTTCACTTTCTTGAAGCCCCAATTCTGGGGAGAGTACTTCGATGGTCTTTTGAAATGTGTTCTTAGGAAAGTTTTCCTGCATGGAACAAAAATAATTAAACAGTGTAAATTTGATTGTACTCGGAAGAAAGAATAGAAGGCTAAATGGTCATAATAGAATAGTGTGAGGAATGAATAATTCAATAGATGAAAAATATATGCAACGGGCCTTGGAACTGGCAGAACGAGGGATAGGCTCCGTGAGCCCCAATCCTATGGCAGGTTGTGTGATCGTACATCATAATCAAATCATAGGAGAAGGATGGCATGAGAAGTACGGAGGTGCTCATGCAGAAGTAAACGCCATCAAGAATGTGAAAAACAAAACTTTGCTCAAGGAGTCTACTGCTTATGTTACACTAGAGCCTTGTGCGCATTTTGGAAAAACACCCCCTTGTGCAGATCTATTGATCAAACATAAGTTGAAGCGAGTTGTCATTGCCAATCAAGATAGTTTTCCGTTGGTAAATGGAGGAGGGATAAAAAAACTTACAGATGCTGGAATAGAAGTAGAAGTAGGTGTGCTGTCTGAAGAAGGAAGAGTGCTCAACAAAAGATTTTTCACCAGGGTAGAAAAAAAGAGGCCTTATGTGATCTTGAAGTGGGCGCAAACTGTCGATGGGTTTGTGGCTAGAGAAAACTATGATTCTAAGTGGATCAGCAATGCGTATTCGAGAAAGCTAGTACATAAGTGGAGAGCAGAAGAAGATGCCATATGGGTAGGTACGAATACTGCCAAATACGACAATCCCAAGTTGAATGTCCGTGATTGGCAAGGCAGCGATCCTATTCGATTAGTGATAGATAAGCAGCTGTCTTTGGACGTCAATACACCTTTGTTTGATCAAGAAACTCCCACCATCTGCTACAATGCCAAAAAGAATGACAAAGAAGTAAATCTGGAGTGGGTGAAAATAGATAATGTTCAATGGCTAGATGAAATTTTTCTAGACTTGAGACAGCGAGGGATCCAGTCGGTACTTGTAGAAGGTGGGGCATATTTACTACAATCTTTGATCGATCAGGATTACTGGGATGAGGCGAGAGTATTCACGGGGTCGCCCAGTTTTACAAAAGGCATAAAAGCACCCGACTTGAAAGTAATCGCCAATGAAACGTTGAATGTGGAGGGAGATAAGTTGGAGTTGTTTTATAAGGACACTTTCAATATAGTGTGTAAATGACTTTATGCTACTTTACACACTATATTGGCCTCTATTATTTGAAATCTGTGACTTTGTAAAAGGCTTTTTTGGGTAATAAATCTTGGTCAAACAACAAAGGATAATCGGTGCGTCCTTTGACTACATAATGGCTGAGCCATGTTCTATTGTCTGCTATTCCCCAGAAGGTCACATTTGTAATTTTGTCTTTCTTTTCTCGTAGTATAGTAAAGATGTCGTGATATTGCTTGGCTAGGGCTTCAGCTACTTCAGGTGTGTAGGGTTTTATTTCTTTTGGGAGTGTACTCCTGTCCATGTTATGATAATAGGGGTATACTGAAACATCCAGTTCTGTGATCTGTACCTCTAGACCTAATGATGCAAATCGATCGATGGCCAGTGGGAGTAATTTTGCAACGGAATCTTCGATCACATAATGGCCTTGCATACCTACACCATGGATGGGTGTTCCGCGGTCTAGGAGCTCCTTTAACATTTGATATGTTTTTTCTCTTTTTTGAGGGTTAATTAAATCATAATCGTTGTAAAAAAGTTTGATAGTAGAATCTGCTTCATAGGCATACCTAAAGGCGACTTCGATGTAGTCCGCTCCAGCGATTTCAAAATATTTGATGTCATCACGATAAAACTTGTCATCATAGTCAGATATTGCTTCATTGACCACATCCCAGCAGTATACTTGGCCTTTGTAGTGATTTAGCACGGAATGTATATGTTTCTGCATTTTTTTTAGTAGGGCTGGTTTGCTCAGGTCGTTGCCTAGTGAGTCTTGGTAAAACGAATCACGGGTCTGGTGGTACCATGCCAGCGTGTGCCCTCTCACGAGCATGTTATTCGCTTGGGCAAAGGCGACAATCTGATCCCCGTTTTCGAAAGTGTATTCGCCCTTTCCGTTGACCGTTCTGTCGTATTTCATGTCGTTATCAGCAGTGACACTGCTGGCATGATATTGCACTAGTGCGCTATCCTTATTTTGAATTATCTGTTTGTTGATAGCGGCCCCAATGGGGAAGTAGTCCTTATAGACTTCTTTGAGCGATGGGGTCTTTTCTTCTTCCTTTTTATTGGCAGTTGAGCACCCCATGTGCAAGCTCAGTATCGTTATTAATAGAATGTTTAGTGTGTTGTTGTTTGTGTTCATTTTGATTCTGTTTTTGAGACAGTTTTAATATAAATATAAATTTAAGATTGGCCGAAGGCTGAGTAGGGGATAGCCCTTTGTAAGGAGTGATACAGGTCTTATAAAGGGCATGAAAAAAGCCCTTTCGAATTTCTCCAAAAGGGCTTGCTATTAATTTTATTTCTTGTGAATTAGCTTCCGCAGCCTACACATTCGAATTGAGAATTGGCTTCTCCTTCTTTGTCGTTGGCAGGGATGAAATTTTTATTTTCCTCTTTGGATACAGTAAACTTGATCGCATCAGCAGCAGCTTTGGTTCTCAAGTAGTACATGCCAGTTTTCAATCCTTTTTCCCATGCGTAGAAGTGCATAGAAGTCATTTTTCCAAAGTTAGGCTCTTGCAAGTGAATATTTAAACTCTGACTTTGGCAAATGAATGCACCTCTGTCTGCAGACATATCGATGATTGATTTCTGAGAGATTTCCCAAACAGTTTTGTATAACTCCTTAATGTTTTGAGGGATCTCAGGAATGTTTTGGATCGATCCATTGGCTTGCATGATTCTGTTCTTCATGCTGTCATCCCATAGGTTCAAAGCAATCAAGTCTTTCATCAAATGCTTGTTGACTACAATGAACTCACCTGACAATACCCTTCTAGTATAGATGTTAGACGTGTAAGGTTCAAAACATTCGTTGTTTCCAAGTATCTGAGAGGTAGATGCTGTTGGCATTGGAGCCAAGAGTAATGAGTTTCTCACGCCATGTTTCTTCACTTCTTGCTTCAAGCTAGTCCAATCCCATCTTTCAGAAGGAGTTACGTTCCACATGTCGTATTGGAAGATACCTTTAGATACTGGAGATCCTTTGAATGTTTCGTAAGCACCATCTACTTTTGCCAAGTCTTTAGAAGCAGTCATCGATGCAAAATAGATGGTCTCGAAGATTTCACTATTTAATTGACGAGCTGGAGCAGAGTCAAAAGGCATTTTCATTTTAATGAAAGTATCCGCTAATCCTTGCACACCGATACCAATCGGGCGATGTCTTAAGTTAGAATACTCCGCTTCAGGCACTGGATAGTAATTCACATCAATCACTTTGTTCAAGTTTTTGGTGATTACATAAGTAATGTCGTATAGCTTTTGATGATCGAACATGCCATCTTCTGTTACATACATCGGCAATGCGATCGAAGCCAAGTTGCAAACCGCTACTTCGTCTGGCGAAGTGTACTCCATGATCTCGGTACACAGGTTACTAGACTTGATTGTTCCGAGGTTTTTCTGATTAGACTTCTTGTTAGCCGCATCCTTGAAGAGCATATATGGCGTACCTGTCTCAATTTGAGACTCCAGTACTTCGAACCATAGGTCTTGTGCTTTGATGGTTTTTCTGCCTTTACCTTCTGCTTCGTATTTTTCGTATAGCTTTTCGAATTCTTCCCCGTAGGCATCAGCCAGTCCTGGGCATTCATTAGGACACATGAGTGTCCAGTCGCCGTTTTCTTTTACTCGCTTCATAAACAAGTCTGGCACCCATAGGGCGTAAAACAAGTCTCTAGCTCTCATTTCCTCTTTGCCGTGATTCTTTTTCAAATCAAGGAAGTCGAAAATGTCTGCGTGCCAAGGCTCTAGGTAGATTGCGAAACTGCCCTTTCTTTTTCCTCCACCTTGATCAACGTATCTAGCAGTCATATCGAAGTTTCTCAACATCGGTACGATACCATTTGATACGCCATTAGTTCCTTTGATATAAGACCCTGTTGCTCTTACATTGTGGATGCTTAATCCTATACCTCCAGCCGACTGAGAGATTTTGGCTGTTTGCTTCAAAGTATCATATATCCCGTCGATACTATCATCCTTCATGGTGAGAAGGAAGCATGAAGATAATTGTGGTTTAGGTGTACCTGCATTGAACAACGTAGGCGTAGCATGTGTAAACCATTTTTCCGAAAGGAGGTTGTAGGTTTCTATTGCTGCTTCTATGTCTTCTTTGTGAATGCCAATGGCTACACGCATGAGCATGTGCTGTGGTCTTTCCACGATCTGGCCATCTAGTTTCATCAAGTACGATCGTTCCAAGGTTTTGAACCCGAAGTAGTCGTAGCTGAAATCTCTATCGTAAATGATAGATGAATCTAGTAGTGCAGCATTTTTCTTAATGATACCATATACATCAGTGGCCAATAGAGAGGCGTTTTGGCCAGTCTTTGGATCGATGTAGGTATACATTCTTTTCATGGTGTTTGAAAAGGACTTGCTGGTTGTTTTGTGTAGGTTTGAGATAGCGATTCTGGCAGCTAGCTGAGCAAAATCTGGGTGAACCGTAGTAAGCGAAGCTGCAGTTTCAGCAGCTAGGTTGTCTAGCTCTACTGTGGTTACACCATCATAGATTCCAGAGATTACCTTCTTAGCGATATCTACAGGTTCGATAAATTTGGTGTTTAGTCCGTAGCAGAGTTTCTCAATTCTGGCGGTGACTTTGTCGAATTTGACGGATTCTCTCCTTCCGTCTCTTTTAAGTACTAACATAGGGCAAACAGGTTATAAGAATATGGGATATATACGTATATTATTTTTTTAAAAATCTTCGTCTAAACTAAATTTCAGTGAATCGTCACTGGCATCTTTCATAACGCCCGCTTTTTGATATTCTGCCACTCTTTTTTCGAAGAAGTTTGTTTTTCCCTGTAGGGAAATCATCTCCATGAAATCAAATGGGTTTGTTGCGTTGTATTGTTTCGAACAGCCTAGCTCTAACAGTAATCTGTCAGCTACGAATTCTATATATTGACACATCAACTCTGCGTTCATTCCAATCAACTTTACAGGAATAGCATCTGTGACAAATTCTTTTTCGATCTCTACTGCGTCAATGATAATTTTCTCAACGGTCTCTGTTGGGAGTTTGTTGACCAGATGGTCATTATATAATAAACATGCAAAATCGCAGTGTAATCCTTCGTCTCTAGAGATCAGTTCATTAGAAAAAGTAAGACCTGGCATGAGACCTCTTTTCTTCAACCAGAAGATTGAACAGAAGCTGCCAGAAAAGAAGATGCCTTCTACTGCTGCAAATGCAATGAGTCTTTCTGCAAATGAGCCATTGTCGATCCATCTTAATGCCCAATCGGCTTTTTTCTTTACGCAAGGAATGGTCTCCACTGCGTGGAATAATTTATCTTTTTCTTTATTGTCTCTTACATAGGTGTCGATTAATAAAGAATAAGTTTCTGAGTGAATATTTTCGATGGCAATTTGAAAGCCATAGAAAAATTTGGCTTCGGTATACTGTACTTCGGATACAAAATTTTCTGCAAGATTTTCATTGACGATGCCATCGCTGGCAGCAAAGAAGGCAAGTACATGGGTAATAAAATGACGCTCGCCGTCATTCAAATTCTCCCAGTCTTTCAGGTCTTGACTCAAGTCTATTTCTTCTGCTGTCCAGAAGCTTGCTTCAGCTTTTTTATAGAACTGCCAGATGTCATTTTTTTCTATGGGAAAGAGAACGAACCTGTCCTTATTCTCTTTTAGTATGGGTTCGTCTTGTGGGTTTTCTTTTGCCATTTTAATTCGCTTCATTTTTTTTCGAAAAAGACAAATAACAGTCGTGACTAATGAAACTGGAGCCAGTCATTATTCGCCTTTTTCTTGTTCTGCTTGCAGCAAAACAGTGGTATTCATTTTTTCTATTGGAGTACCTGTCCGTTAGTGTGTCGAGTCCTTTGAACAGGCTCTACAAATATGAAAAAAAGACACTTAAAAGACAAGGCGGAAAAGGCTCTGAATTTCTGTTTTTAAGGACAGATAAAAAATCTTTTAAAACGTTGAAATATAGCTTGTTGTAATCCCCTATTTTAAATGATAACTTGCACTAAAATAGCGTTGAATCGAAGGGTAAAAAAAGTTGATTTATTTTTAATTTTTTTATGTCAGTTAAAATGCTAGTAAAAGGGTTTGATTTCTATCGTATAAGTCTTACTTTTGCAAACCAATTTTTAAAACTGGATTTATTACAAATTATGTACGCAATAGTTGATATAGCCGGTAAGCAGTTCAAAGTAACGCAAGATCAGTTCGTTTACACTCCTCGTTTGGAGGGTGAAGCTGGCGCTTCCGTAGAATTTGACCGAGTATTGTTGATAGACAATGACGGGAAGGTCAAAGTAGGTGCCCCTACAGTAAAGGGTGCCAAAGTTTCAGGTAAAATCCTTGCTCAGGAGAAAGACGATAAAATACTCGTCTTCAAGAAGAAGAGAAGGAAAGGATACAAGGTAAAAAATGGCCACAGACAGTCATTAACTAAAGTTTTAATCGAAAATATTAAATAATATAATACCATGGCACATAAGAAAGGAGCAGGTAGTTCGAAAAACGGAAGAGAGTCCCATAGTAAACGATTGGGAGTAAAGATATTTGGCGGTCAAGATATTATCGCTGGAAATATCATCGTAAGACAACGAGGAACTAAGCATCATCCCGGAACAAACGTGGGTATCGGTAAAGATCACACTTTGTTTGCATTGACTGACGGTGTGGTTGAGTTCAGAAAAGGAAGACAAAATAGATCTTTTGTTTCTGTAGTTACTCCAGAAGCCAAGGCTTAAGTTT contains the following coding sequences:
- a CDS encoding ribonucleoside-diphosphate reductase small subunit yields the protein MKRIKMAKENPQDEPILKENKDRFVLFPIEKNDIWQFYKKAEASFWTAEEIDLSQDLKDWENLNDGERHFITHVLAFFAASDGIVNENLAENFVSEVQYTEAKFFYGFQIAIENIHSETYSLLIDTYVRDNKEKDKLFHAVETIPCVKKKADWALRWIDNGSFAERLIAFAAVEGIFFSGSFCSIFWLKKRGLMPGLTFSNELISRDEGLHCDFACLLYNDHLVNKLPTETVEKIIIDAVEIEKEFVTDAIPVKLIGMNAELMCQYIEFVADRLLLELGCSKQYNATNPFDFMEMISLQGKTNFFEKRVAEYQKAGVMKDASDDSLKFSLDEDF
- the rplU gene encoding 50S ribosomal protein L21, whose protein sequence is MYAIVDIAGKQFKVTQDQFVYTPRLEGEAGASVEFDRVLLIDNDGKVKVGAPTVKGAKVSGKILAQEKDDKILVFKKKRRKGYKVKNGHRQSLTKVLIENIK
- the rpmA gene encoding 50S ribosomal protein L27 → MAHKKGAGSSKNGRESHSKRLGVKIFGGQDIIAGNIIVRQRGTKHHPGTNVGIGKDHTLFALTDGVVEFRKGRQNRSFVSVVTPEAKA